ACGTCCAATAACACTGACTATCGTCTAGTGAATCATCTTGAAATCTAAACATTAGTAGATGATTTAAGAAAGagcatgagaaaaaaaaaaggtgtaatATCAATTTCCATATTCAATCCACATAAGTTGGATCATCTTTTATCCTCTGGTATATAAAATGTGCAACATGCCAAATAAATTGGCAACACAATAGGTCAATGTTGTTGCGCTTGcctaattgaaaatattttatacaaataggTTTTTCAAATGCACTTTAGAAGAATGCAGGTTGAAGGTTGAATAGTTTCATTAGCATTATTAAATTGTATAAGTTCACTAACATTTTATTTGTCCAACCTGCAAATCATTGAATCAAAAGTATTCCATATGATAGAAAGAGGAATTGAACCTCAATTGAACTACACCTTAAGAATTGAAATTGAATTGACTGGAGTCATATAAGagacatttgaaaattttcaagtttcaaccacattgaaaaacaaaaaaatgatgCAAATCTTACATCAAACATTTTTTTTCCCTAACTTCACAATATAAATTATAGAAACTTGAATCTAATCCACATATAAATTGTCATCACCATTACAAACTACATTGTCACCGATGCTGACAATGAAGTTTCAAATCtattaaaaaaatgaaacttTCAATACTTGGTCACAACACTCAATGGggtgtcaatttttttttaaaaaaacttgatGGGACCATAAATTACAAATGGTTAGGATGCAACCCTTAATGATAGTGTACAATCTTTAATTCTTCAAAGTTACTACAATCGTTGATAGTCTTTAATCCTATATTGGCGTGAGctttgatgattatgcaagggaGACagacaataataaaaaattgagatAAGCAAAGATGGAGACGAATGTTTATGACGATAATGCATAGTCATAGCAATAAGTCCCATTATATTAAATTAATCAACAAACGGAAGATAATATTTTCTTACGAAATATATAGTTGTCATCCCTTttgcaaaaagaaaataatagaaCTACTCCACATCAATTGGTGCAAGTAAACTTTTAGatttgtaaaatttttttttacatcacTTAGCTTTTGAAAATTATGAGAATGTCATTGTCAgggttatataaaattttaaaattagattTTACATTTTTTACCAAAATAAAACGTACGTAAATTTCTAATTAAAAGTAGATTGACTActcaataaaaacaaaaatcgTACTTCTAAGAAGACTTTGTAAGATTTATATCACAACTATCACGAAAGTAGATACAAAATAAAGTAGTATTCAttctcataatttaaataaatttaatatttgcCTCTCacactataaaaaataataatgtagaAGAATACTGAGTGGGATTAAAAACTTTTATGTAgcattaaaataattttgaatatatGAATTATATAATCAAAACTTTAGAAAGAATAATTATATTAGATATATCACATTTTAAACAAATAATCAAatgcttaaattttaattatagccTAACTTATGATTATCAATTTGAATCAAATTATCCTACAAATAATCAAAATTTAAGGATTTATAAACAATATTGTGATTCGGCAgccatttaattatttattaaatttaaattttagttttaaaatattaatttaaaaattaaaataaaaaattattcaaatataGGAAAAAAGTGATTTTGGAATAGGAAAAAAGGCTTTGACGCAGAGAGTTCTGATTCGTTGCAACTTGCACGTGCCAGGCATAGAACCATTTCCCTTTCTTAATGCTAAAACCCTACGCTAAATCCCAAGTCGTGCCCCTCCGTCAAGCTTCTCTCCACCTCGCTTCAGTATGCTCCCTGCAACTTCTTAAGCTGCCGACCATTATGCCGGTGAAGCTTTCCCCGCCATATGTTTTGATCCCTCTCACCTGCAGACGAAGGAAGCTATAGCCCTTTAGATCCGGCATGTCGGCCGCGTCGAGAGGCCTCATTTCTCGTCTCCGATTTCTTTCTGTCGGCACTTGGCCGTCGTCTTCAACAACATATCAGCTCAGAAGCTTCTGTTCCGAATCACTTATCGGCCACGATGCCATTGAAAGCGAGCTCAACAACCGCGGTTCTCCTATTATCGAAGCCAAGCCCGGAGTCATGACCCCCACCTCCAAGCGCACCGGATTAATCGCCGTCAAGTGCGGAATGACGGCTCTCTGGGATAAATGGGGCGCTAGGGTTCCCATAACGGTGCTTTGGTTGGACGACAATATCGTATCTCAGGTCAAGACCTTCGAAAAGGAAGGATTCGCAGCTCTACAGGTATGAATAAAAGTGAATTTTCgccttttattttgttttactttGCTTTTAATTCTTCTTTGTTCGATACTTCAATGAGTGTATTGAGTTGTATAGTAGTGttgtagtgttttttttttttaatgagtttattttaaattgttttgTCGAATACTCCTACGGGTGTGTGTTGAATTGTATAGTTGTGTTGTGCTGTGGTGTTAGTTAGATTGGTTGCGGGCACAAGAAGGCCAAGCACTTAACGAAACCTGAAGTAGGTCATTTTAGAGCTCAAGGTGTTCCTCTCAAGAGGGAATTGAGGGAGTTCCGGGTCACAGAGGATGCTCTTCTTCCAGTTGGTACGTCGATTGGTGTCCGCCATTTTGTTCCAGGCCAATATGTTGATGTCACTGGAATAACCAGAGGGAAAGGTTTCCAGGTAAACTAATATTTTGCATTTGATTTTCATGTTTCTTATAATTCCCGTATAGTGATACTTGGTGCGTGGccatatttattaatttatttaaatataaggATTCTATTTTCATTGTCTCAACTTTGCATATCTAATTTAGATTTGCATAATACTTCAAACCAAATATATGTTGGGAtacaattattaaaatttaataccCGATATATTTATCAGGGACGGGCGTTCAAGATTCTTGACTCATGCTTTTCTCGTGTATTTTTTATTCATGTTTTCATACAAGTCTTAATCCTTTCTATATTGTATACATAATTAACATCTACACATGTACATAATTTTGCAAGCATGAAATGCTTTCTCGTGTTTTTTTTATTCATGTTTTCATACAAGTCTTAAATGTAGACTTTTCCTTTCTATATTGTATACATAATTAACATCTACACATGTACATAATTTTGCAAGCATGAAATGCCTCTGGAACAAGTCCTAGGATTTGGGGCTTGTAGCCAGTGCGAAAATTgtcattgaaaatttttaaatattgaatGGATTATAGTTCATATTTcacattcaaaaaaataaaataaaaataaagtgaaAAATTCATTATGGTTTTATATTCTACGACTTTTTTCCCTAGCTATGATGGCAATTAGTAATTACAAATCCTTTGCCTTATATCCTGGAATATAAATGCTCACATGCTTGAATGTTTTTTTGAATTTCTGCAAAGCTCCAGTATTTTTCAAGCTTATATTAGTTTCTATCATGAGAAAATGATGATTATGTTGGTCGAGTATTGTGAGCCATTAGCTTTTTTGGCAGGAAGCATGACCATCACCTAATACTGGAGATTCTAGCTGTTCAACAACTCTtaatgataaaaaagaaaaatggaggTTTTAGCTGTCTGAGTCCCATTGCCCTATGCCTGTAATCCTCTTTACTTGTTGACAGTGTTATGCTGTA
This genomic stretch from Malania oleifera isolate guangnan ecotype guangnan chromosome 3, ASM2987363v1, whole genome shotgun sequence harbors:
- the LOC131151665 gene encoding large ribosomal subunit protein uL3m; translated protein: MSAASRGLISRLRFLSVGTWPSSSTTYQLRSFCSESLIGHDAIESELNNRGSPIIEAKPGVMTPTSKRTGLIAVKCGMTALWDKWGARVPITVLWLDDNIVSQVKTFEKEGFAALQIGCGHKKAKHLTKPEVGHFRAQGVPLKRELREFRVTEDALLPVGTSIGVRHFVPGQYVDVTGITRGKGFQGGMKRHGFHGMPASHGASLSHRSIGSTGQRDAPGKVFKGKKMPGRMGGKQRTVKNVWIYKIDPGRNLMWVKGQVPGAEGNFVFIRDAVYKKPDISTLPFPTYFVLEDEEAAELEPVVADLGEFDPFMAAD